One part of the Hippoglossus hippoglossus isolate fHipHip1 chromosome 11, fHipHip1.pri, whole genome shotgun sequence genome encodes these proteins:
- the usf2 gene encoding upstream stimulatory factor 2 isoform X1: MDLLEQSLDSSASHDKQESEEVVQLQEGDVVGAEEHASVTITGVPQGAFVDHNVQYQFRTENSGGQVTYRVVQVTDDQLEAAADGSGAVSVVSAAAFAGAPQAVAQAVIQNPFSNGGSPGGETVGGETRFAYFPAATVSDGTAVSVQATADPSITQAGGQFYVMMSPPEVLQAAPRTIAPRTHTYTADLDESDMLQHGSSNWKVEGPRAPRDERRRAQHNEVERRRRDKINNWIVTLSKIIPDCSVDSRSGASKGSILYKACDYIRELRQSNQQLQESCKEVERVKMDNELLRQQIEELKNDNALLRAQLQQHGIEMNGDATPQ, from the exons ATGGATCTGCTGGAGCAGAGTCTGGACAGCTCGGCGAG tcacgACAAACAGGAATCGGAGGAGGTGGTGCAGTTACAGGAAG GAGACGTGGTGGGGGCGGAGGAGCACGCTTCTGTGACCATCACCGGTGTCCCGCAGGGCGCGTTCGTCGACCACAATGTGCAGTATCAGTTTCGCACAGAGAACAGCGGCGGACAG GTGACCTATCGGGTGGTCCAGGTGACGGATGATCAGTTAGAAGCCGCCGCTGACGGGTCCGGAGCCGTGAGCGTCGTCTCCGCCGCGGCGTTTGCCGGAGCCCCTCAGGCTGTGGCACAG GCTGTGATCCAGAACCCTTTCAGTAACGGGGGCAGTCCCGGCGGGGAGACGGTGGGTGGAGAGACGCGCTTCGCTTACTTCCCCGCCGCCACCGTCAGCGATGGAACAGCCGTGTCGGTGCAGGCCACCGCCGACCCATCGATCACGCAGGCAGGAG GTCAGTTCTACGTGATGATGAGCCCCCCTGAGGTGCTGCAGGCGGCCCCTCGCACCATCGcaccgcgcacacacacctacactgC AGACCTTGATGAGAGCGACATGTTGCAGCACGGCAGCTCGAACTG gaagGTTGAGGGTCCACGGGCGCccagagacgagaggagaagaGCTCAGCACAATGAAG tggagagaagaagaagagacaagATTAACAACTGGATTGTTACGCTGTCGAAAATCATCCCCGACTGCAGCGTGGACAGCAGGAGTGGAGCG AGTAAAGGAAGCATCCTGTACAAAGCGTGCGACTACATCCGGGAGCTGCGTCAGAGcaaccagcagctgcaggagagctGCAAGGAGGTGGAGCGGGTGAAGATGGACAACGAGCTACTTAGACAACAG ATCGAGGAGCTAAAGAACGACAACGCACTTCTTCGggcacagctgcagcagcacggcATAGAAATGAACGGAGATGCGACCCCACAGTGA
- the usf2 gene encoding upstream stimulatory factor 2 isoform X2 — protein MDLLEQSLDSSASHDKQESEEVVQLQEGDVVGAEEHASVTITGVPQGAFVDHNVQYQFRTENSGGQVTYRVVQVTDDQLEAAADGSGAVSVVSAAAFAGAPQAVAQAVIQNPFSNGGSPGGETVGGETRFAYFPAATVSDGTAVSVQATADPSITQAGGQFYVMMSPPEVLQAAPRTIAPRTHTYTAKVEGPRAPRDERRRAQHNEVERRRRDKINNWIVTLSKIIPDCSVDSRSGASKGSILYKACDYIRELRQSNQQLQESCKEVERVKMDNELLRQQIEELKNDNALLRAQLQQHGIEMNGDATPQ, from the exons ATGGATCTGCTGGAGCAGAGTCTGGACAGCTCGGCGAG tcacgACAAACAGGAATCGGAGGAGGTGGTGCAGTTACAGGAAG GAGACGTGGTGGGGGCGGAGGAGCACGCTTCTGTGACCATCACCGGTGTCCCGCAGGGCGCGTTCGTCGACCACAATGTGCAGTATCAGTTTCGCACAGAGAACAGCGGCGGACAG GTGACCTATCGGGTGGTCCAGGTGACGGATGATCAGTTAGAAGCCGCCGCTGACGGGTCCGGAGCCGTGAGCGTCGTCTCCGCCGCGGCGTTTGCCGGAGCCCCTCAGGCTGTGGCACAG GCTGTGATCCAGAACCCTTTCAGTAACGGGGGCAGTCCCGGCGGGGAGACGGTGGGTGGAGAGACGCGCTTCGCTTACTTCCCCGCCGCCACCGTCAGCGATGGAACAGCCGTGTCGGTGCAGGCCACCGCCGACCCATCGATCACGCAGGCAGGAG GTCAGTTCTACGTGATGATGAGCCCCCCTGAGGTGCTGCAGGCGGCCCCTCGCACCATCGcaccgcgcacacacacctacactgC gaagGTTGAGGGTCCACGGGCGCccagagacgagaggagaagaGCTCAGCACAATGAAG tggagagaagaagaagagacaagATTAACAACTGGATTGTTACGCTGTCGAAAATCATCCCCGACTGCAGCGTGGACAGCAGGAGTGGAGCG AGTAAAGGAAGCATCCTGTACAAAGCGTGCGACTACATCCGGGAGCTGCGTCAGAGcaaccagcagctgcaggagagctGCAAGGAGGTGGAGCGGGTGAAGATGGACAACGAGCTACTTAGACAACAG ATCGAGGAGCTAAAGAACGACAACGCACTTCTTCGggcacagctgcagcagcacggcATAGAAATGAACGGAGATGCGACCCCACAGTGA